cgtgcatgcgtgggttttctcccacattccaaaaacatgctaggttaattggtgactccaaattgtccataggtatgaatgtgagtgtgaatggttgtttgtctatatgtgccctgtgattgactggtgaccagtccagggtgtaccccgcctctcgcccaaagacagctgggataggctccagcaacccccgcgaccctcgtgaggaaaagtggtagaaaatgaatgaatgaatgaatgaacaatctAGAACATTCAAGCTTTATTGTGCATGAGGGAGcccatccagaaaaaaaatcatattaaataaatgcacaaatgtattatttctttgtttacaattgaagttattttatatgtatttaaatattttttttgttttttgtgtggacAGTAATAAATCAGATagtggtgtttttttgtccttgttAAAGAGGTACTTTACTGAGAAAAGGCTGATAACTACTGCGTAGTGAGCATGGTGACATCACACAGGTCAGAGTTGACAGGAAGCTGTGTAATTCTCTGTGAGCTGATTACAAAATAAATCCCCCCCGCAGGAGCGCGCGTGGTGATGGCGTGCAGGGACCTGGCGCGAGCCGAGCGAGCTGCCGAAGAGATCCGCAAGTCCACGGGAAATGGGAACGTGGTGATCAGACATTTGGACCTGGCCTCGCTCTACTCAGTCAGACAGTTTGCCAAAGACTTTTTGGACAGCGAGGACAGACTGGACATCCTCATTAACAATGCTGGTACATGGAgtatgtctgtctgtctttgtgACATCTGTCTCACTGTCCCCTCTGTCTTCAGGGGTGATGATGTGTCCAAAATGGCTGACGGAGGATGGTTTTGAGACTCAATTTGCTGTCAATCATTTGGCTCACTTCCTTCTGACCAATCTGTTGCTTCATAAACTAAAGAGCTCCGCCCCCAGCCGAGTGGTCACCGTTTCGTCCATCGCCCATCGGGGCGGTATGACCTTTGTCCTCAAAGCTTCTGCTGTTTCCGTGACGCATTGttgagcgtttttttttatttgaccctCAGGTCGCATCAACTTTGATGACTTATTCTTCACCAAGAGGCCATACAGTTCGCTGGAGAGCTACCAGCAGAGCAAGCTCGCCAATGTGCTCTTCAGTAGAGAACTTGCACGACGCCTTCGAggtcatcaacacacacacatacacacacattgactCCTTCCATGTTTCCCAATGTCACAATATGACATATTCGTTGgtttgaaaaagtgttttttgcttGCATTTTCACACTTAAATTTTTCAGgtaatcaaaaaatataaatattattatattggttGGCTGGCGGCCTGCACGGccacgagacccgagttcaattccaccaacagcacagtgtggagtttgcatgttctccccgtgcatgcgtggattttctccgggtactccggtttcctcccacattccaaaaacatgcgaggttaattggcgactccaaattgtccataggtatgaatgtgagtgtgaatggttgtttgtctacatgtgccctgtgattggctggcgaccagtccagggtgtaccccgcctctcgcccgaagacagctggggtaggctccagcgaccctcgtgaggaaaagcggcagaaaatgaatgaaagaatatcGGTTGGCTGGCGGCCTGCACGGcctccgagtggttagcgtgcaggcctcacagctaggagacccgagttcaattccacccacagcacagtgtggagtttgcatgttctcctcgtgcatgc
This genomic window from Doryrhamphus excisus isolate RoL2022-K1 chromosome 17, RoL_Dexc_1.0, whole genome shotgun sequence contains:
- the si:dkey-23o4.6 gene encoding retinol dehydrogenase 13 isoform X2 — its product is MGQGVAVVRRWIAGGVCYSWERHDGKTVVVTGANTGIGKETCRELARRGARVVMACRDLARAERAAEEIRKSTGNGNVVIRHLDLASLYSVRQFAKDFLDSEDRLDILINNAGVMMCPKWLTEDGFETQFAVNHLAHFLLTNLLLHKLKSSAPSRVVTVSSIAHRGGRINFDDLFFTKRPYSSLESYQQSKLANVLFSRELARRLRGSGVSSFCLHPGVIRTELSRHVEGWFPFLGAILRLPSLLFMKTPWQGCQTSLYCAVTPGLEGQSGSYFSDCAVKEAAPEGRDDEVASRLWRESMRLVGLKETC